The following are encoded together in the Flavobacterium haoranii genome:
- a CDS encoding pyruvate dehydrogenase complex E1 component subunit beta translates to MKTIQFREAVCEAMSEEMRRDESIYLIGEEVAEYNGAYKASKGMLDEFGPKRVIDAPIAELGFAGIAVGSAMNGNRPIVEFMTFNFSLVGIDQIINNAAKMRQMSGGQFNIPIVFRGPTASAGQLAATHSQAFENWYANCPGLKVVVPSNPYDAKGLLKSAIRDNDPVIFMESEQMYGDKGEVPEGEYTIPLGVADIKREGTDVTIVSFGKIIKEALTAAEELAKEGISCEVIDLRTVRPMDYDAIINSVKKTNRLVVLEEAWPFASVASEITYMVQEKAFDYLDAPVQRITTADAPAPYSPVLLKEWLPNANDVIKAVKKVAYK, encoded by the coding sequence ATGAAAACAATACAATTTAGAGAAGCTGTTTGCGAGGCAATGAGTGAAGAAATGCGTCGCGATGAGTCTATATATTTAATAGGAGAAGAAGTTGCTGAATATAATGGAGCTTACAAGGCATCTAAAGGAATGCTTGATGAGTTTGGTCCAAAAAGAGTTATCGATGCACCTATTGCTGAGTTAGGTTTTGCTGGAATTGCAGTTGGTTCTGCAATGAATGGTAACAGACCAATTGTTGAGTTTATGACATTTAACTTCTCATTAGTTGGTATTGATCAAATTATTAATAACGCAGCAAAAATGCGTCAAATGTCTGGTGGACAATTCAATATTCCAATTGTATTTAGAGGTCCAACGGCTTCTGCTGGTCAGTTAGCAGCTACTCACTCTCAAGCTTTTGAAAACTGGTATGCAAACTGTCCAGGTTTAAAAGTAGTAGTTCCTTCAAATCCATATGATGCAAAAGGATTATTAAAATCAGCTATTCGTGATAATGACCCAGTTATTTTCATGGAATCTGAACAAATGTATGGTGATAAAGGAGAAGTGCCTGAAGGAGAATACACAATCCCACTTGGTGTTGCAGACATCAAAAGAGAAGGTACAGATGTAACGATTGTTTCTTTTGGTAAAATTATTAAAGAAGCTTTAACTGCGGCTGAAGAATTAGCTAAAGAAGGAATTTCTTGTGAAGTAATTGATTTAAGAACTGTTCGTCCTATGGATTATGACGCGATTATCAATTCAGTAAAGAAAACAAATAGATTAGTAGTTTTAGAAGAAGCTTGGCCTTTTGCTTCAGTTGCTTCAGAGATTACTTATATGGTTCAAGAAAAAGCTTTTGATTATTTAGATGCTCCAGTTCAAAGAATCACAACTGCAGATGCTCCTGCGCCATATTCTCCAGTTTTATTAAAAGAGTGGTTACCAAATGCAAATGATGTAATTAAAGCTGTAAAAAAAGTAGCATATAAATAA